From a single Methanofollis sp. W23 genomic region:
- a CDS encoding adenylyl-sulfate kinase: protein MRKGTIICFTGIDGSGKTTLARDLVEELQSRGIDAAYVYGRYQPVLLRPVMYLGRLFFFRDKDAFSNYGEYAGSKQQASRDHTVLATLYQRLALWEYTLQLLVQVSLPVAFRRRTLICDRYVMDTVLTDLAVDFQYSEEAIRSTIHRMLDRFPSPDLTFLIDLPEEVALARKTDTPSVEYLRERRHLYLRAAEAIDAVVLDGTRPLDEIRAAVIGHAGGGR from the coding sequence ATGAGAAAAGGAACGATCATCTGTTTCACCGGGATCGACGGGTCCGGCAAGACCACGCTGGCACGAGACCTCGTCGAAGAACTGCAGAGCCGCGGCATTGATGCCGCATATGTATATGGACGCTACCAGCCCGTGCTTCTCAGGCCGGTGATGTATCTCGGGCGTCTCTTCTTTTTCAGGGACAAAGACGCCTTTTCCAACTATGGAGAGTACGCCGGGTCCAAACAGCAGGCATCCAGGGACCACACCGTGCTTGCGACCCTGTACCAGCGCCTCGCCCTCTGGGAGTACACCCTTCAACTCCTCGTCCAGGTCTCCCTCCCGGTCGCCTTCAGGCGGCGCACCCTCATCTGCGACCGCTATGTCATGGACACCGTGCTCACCGATCTTGCCGTCGACTTCCAGTACTCTGAGGAGGCGATCAGGTCGACGATACACAGGATGCTGGACCGGTTTCCAAGCCCTGACCTCACCTTTCTCATCGACCTCCCCGAGGAGGTCGCGTTGGCGCGCAAGACCGATACCCCGTCGGTCGAGTACCTGCGCGAGCGCCGGCACCTCTACCTCAGGGCGGCCGAGGCGATCGATGCGGTCGTCCTCGACGGGACGCGTCCACTCGACGAGATCAGGGCGGCCGTCATCGGCCACGCAGGAGGGGGGAGATGA
- a CDS encoding alkaline phosphatase family protein, with protein sequence MTRLLVLGIDSMDARLVDQFIDDLPALQAMKARSSPYSLHSVFPPDSDTAWASIHTGENPARHGVVHFVDPLEKTSIYLGNHLDSSLLRGRTFWDTAGAAGRRVCVVTPHIGFPVWPVHGAMVARSPANDQVETFPAPLDLGTEATGLLMPTRIPDSGPEYQTFLDRLGGVVDAEVACARHLLGSEPWDLFFWYSSALDFVQHIFWNFCDPADPTFPGEDNPYRHAIRDFYRRYDAAIGTLTAAAGDEMAVMVVSDHGHMMRPIRLVNVNEILRTAGFLAAREGAVTPFLRTGEKAKRAAADLVQRTGLRGTALRLLRRHPGIKDLYTTPTSIDFDRTVARCTDLSGIKAYNYGGILIERAHLQNGQDYDEARAAILSLLQAWTHPSTGDPVFEWVTTREALYAGEFIDRYPDILFKLKEGLGAGWEIEGPVISTSSTHSFYPGSHRGDTPVFFLSLPDPRRPARTHLGLMDISPTVLDILGVPGTGGDDGTSVFSPEEKGGT encoded by the coding sequence ATGACGCGGCTCCTGGTCCTCGGGATCGACAGCATGGACGCCAGACTGGTCGACCAGTTCATCGACGACCTGCCTGCCCTGCAGGCGATGAAGGCGCGTTCATCTCCGTATTCTCTTCACTCGGTCTTCCCGCCCGACTCAGACACCGCATGGGCCAGCATCCATACCGGCGAGAACCCGGCCAGGCATGGGGTGGTGCATTTCGTCGACCCGCTGGAAAAGACCTCGATCTACCTGGGCAATCACCTTGACTCGTCCCTGCTCAGGGGCCGCACCTTCTGGGACACGGCCGGGGCCGCGGGCAGGAGGGTCTGCGTCGTCACCCCTCATATCGGCTTCCCGGTCTGGCCGGTCCACGGGGCCATGGTCGCCAGGAGCCCGGCCAACGACCAGGTCGAGACCTTTCCTGCACCCCTCGACCTCGGGACCGAGGCGACCGGGCTTCTGATGCCGACCCGCATCCCTGACTCAGGGCCCGAGTACCAGACCTTCCTGGACCGGCTCGGCGGGGTGGTGGACGCCGAAGTCGCATGTGCCAGACACCTGCTCGGCTCAGAGCCCTGGGACCTCTTCTTCTGGTACTCGTCGGCACTGGACTTTGTCCAGCACATCTTCTGGAACTTCTGCGACCCGGCAGACCCCACCTTCCCTGGAGAGGACAACCCCTACCGTCATGCCATCCGCGACTTTTATCGGCGCTACGACGCCGCCATCGGCACCCTGACTGCCGCCGCCGGAGACGAGATGGCGGTGATGGTGGTCAGCGACCACGGCCACATGATGCGCCCGATCAGGCTGGTAAATGTCAACGAGATCCTGCGGACCGCAGGATTCCTCGCCGCACGGGAAGGGGCCGTCACCCCCTTCCTGCGGACCGGCGAGAAGGCGAAGCGGGCGGCGGCCGACCTCGTCCAGAGGACAGGGCTGCGGGGGACCGCACTCCGCCTGCTCAGGAGGCACCCGGGGATCAAAGACCTGTACACCACCCCTACGTCCATCGATTTCGATCGGACCGTTGCCAGGTGCACCGACCTCTCAGGGATCAAGGCCTACAATTATGGCGGGATTCTCATCGAGAGAGCGCACCTCCAGAACGGCCAGGACTACGACGAGGCAAGGGCGGCGATCCTCTCTCTCCTCCAGGCCTGGACCCACCCCTCGACCGGGGACCCGGTCTTCGAGTGGGTGACCACCCGCGAGGCCCTGTATGCCGGCGAGTTCATCGACCGCTACCCTGACATCCTCTTCAAACTGAAAGAGGGCCTGGGCGCGGGCTGGGAGATCGAAGGCCCGGTCATCTCCACCTCCTCCACCCACAGTTTTTATCCTGGTTCCCATCGCGGCGACACCCCGGTCTTCTTCCTCAGCCTCCCTGACCCCCGCCGCCCTGCCAGGACGCACCTGGGCCTCATGGACATCAGCCCCACGGTCCTCGACATCCTGGGGGTGCCAGGGACCGGGGGGGACGACGGGACGAGCGTCTTTTCTCCTGAGGAGAAGGGGGGAACATAA